One window of Opisthocomus hoazin isolate bOpiHoa1 chromosome 15, bOpiHoa1.hap1, whole genome shotgun sequence genomic DNA carries:
- the NUDT1 gene encoding oxidized purine nucleoside triphosphate hydrolase, protein MGTSRLFTLVLVVQPPRVLLGMKKRGFGAGLWNGFGGKVQPGESIEEAARRELLEESGLTVDTLQKMGQITFEFVGNSELMDVHIFRADHFHGEPTESDEMRPQWFQLDEVPFNHMWADDIYWFPLVLQKKLFRGYFKFQGQDTILEHTLKEVEEV, encoded by the exons ATGGGCACGTCCAGGCTCTTCACGCTGGTGCTAGTGGTGCAGCCGCCCCGCGTCCTCCTGGGCATGAAGAAACGCGGGTTTGGAGCCGGGCTGTGGAACGGCTTCGGGGGCAAGGTGCAGCCGGGGGAGAGCATCGAGGAGGCTGCTCGCAG GGAGCTCCTGGAAGAGAGTGGACTGACTGTGGACACCTTGCAGAAGATGGGTCAGATCACATTTGAATTTGTAGGCAACTCTGAACTCatggacgttcacattttccgggCAGACCATTTTCATGGAGAGCCAACAGAAAGTGATG AAATGCGTCCGCAGTGGTTTCAGCTGGATGAGGTGCCATTCAATCACATGTGGGCAGACGATATCTACTGGTTTCCCCTGGTGCTTCAGAAAAAGTTGTTTCGTGGCTATTTTAAGTTCCAGGGACAAGACACCATCCTGGAGCACACCCTGAAAGAAGTGGAGGAAGTTTAA